In a single window of the Elaeis guineensis isolate ETL-2024a chromosome 8, EG11, whole genome shotgun sequence genome:
- the LOC105050116 gene encoding ER membrane protein complex subunit 7 homolog, giving the protein MRRLAEIIVSLLLLLLSCLLPSAIAGPSGPGDGYTVAGRVKLEGATSKGFTPMKTSNTKVILNGGQRVTFLRADGYFSFHNVPAGTHLIEVSAMDYFFSPVRIDISSRNPGKIQAALTENKRLLHELVLEPSREEQYYEIREPFSLMSLLKSPMGLMVGFMVIVMFLMPKLMENMDPEEMRRAQEEMRAQGVPSLSSLLPGRSN; this is encoded by the exons ATGAGGAGACTCGCGGAGATCATcgtatctcttcttcttctccttctctcatGCCTCCTTCCGTCCGCCATCGCTGGTCCCTCCgg CCCTGGGGATGGGTACACCGTAGCAGGTCGCGTGAAGTTGGAAG GTGCAACATCCAAAGGTTTTACTCCTATGAAAACTTCAAATACAAAAGTGATACTTAATGGTGGTCAGAGGGTCACTTTTCTTAGAGCAGATGGTTATTTTTCATT CCACAATGTGCCAGCTGGGACTCATCTTATCGAAGTGTCCGCAATGGACTATTTCTTTTCAccg GTTCGGATTGATATTAGTTCCAGAAATCCTGGTAAGATCCAGGCTGCACTGACAGAGAATAAGAGGCTTCTGCATGAGCTAGTTTTGGAGCCTTCAAGAGAAGAGCAGTATTATGAG ATAAGGGAACCTTTTTCCCTAATGTCTCTATTGAAAAGTCCCATGGGTTTGATGGTCGGTTTTATGGTGATAGTGATGTTCCTCATGCCGAAGTTGATGGAGAATATGG ATCCAGAAGAAATGAGAAGAGCCCAAGAGGAGATGAGGGCGCAAGGggtaccttctctctccagcttGTTGCCTGGGAGGAGCAACTAG